CAGGATCATCATGATACCATGGTGGCCCATCTGCTAGGGCTGGCCTTTCTCTACCTCACCACCAGTCCCGTTACATTTGCAGCAAATGGTAAGACGTTTACCCTTTTCTACAGCATTTCAAGACAATTTGATattaaatctattgtttttacaAAGAGTGGTGTTTGCAATGTAATTCTCACATAGTTAATGCAACAAAAAGTGACTTAACAAAATCATATGcagaatataaatgtttttataaaacatttttaacttctGAGCTGACACAAGTGGGTCGATGCACAAACAATGgctgtgtcagaattccttctcttctccctaactactaaaaactataTAGCACAGGACTATCtagtgtcctggattttaaTAGCAATTCAGACActatgctcactactttttttaaacagcaaatatgacgtcactgATTTTCTGAGgtaaaaatctaataaatatgAGCATTTTACAGAGTCTATTTATAAAtctactgtgttctgaagatgaaaacttggattatttataaaacataagtacatgttttcacatttaaaaaatcctttcaaatgcaatgcattgtggtattTATTCGCCAACCTAGTTAGCATCggtgcacactggtttttcgcagagacttatGGGATATTTCTAGAGCACTAGATTTTGCAATTGTAGATTCTGACAgccctacaaaatggtgaatgcACTTTGTGctaagtagtgagtagtgaagaaaCTTGGACACAACTGATGAATTCCAAAGTTACgagattttgttttactctttaaatgtatttaacctTTATCTAAACAGGTTGGTCTACTAAGAACCAATTCTCATGTTTTATGATGGTCTGGACTTATAGAGCAAGTTTGttatgattcaaattattaacATGCAGTGTATATATTCCACACACATGTGTAGTCCTTGAAACTTTTGAATATAGCAGCAAAGAATATAAAAGACAGTTCTGACTGTCTGAAACACTGGTGTAATCAATCTAACAGTGGAACATTAGCAAGTCACATGACACCACTGTCCCCTCTCCCACTCACACACTCATCTGCAGGCATGTCAGTGTATCCTGTCCCAACGTCAGCGCTGGAGGTTAACCCCAACTGGGAGGTGGTGTACCAGGATATCAGCGTTTATGGGGTGGTGGGCAAAGCTGTGATCCTGGAGTGTGGTCCCACCGTGCCTGATATGTACATATGGAGCTTCACTCAGCCCGGCACCGAAGCCATAAAAGCTGTGGTGTATAACCTAGGTAAAGGTCCAAGGATCCAGAAGTTGGCTGAGACCCTGGGACAGATAACCATAATATCCAACAGTGCAGCTGTGAGCATCGAAAAGCTGCCTCTCGCTGCTCATGGCTTGTTCACCTGCCAAGCCTTCTATGACATCGAGCGAGAGCCCAAAGTCTACTATTACTATGTGCACCTTACTGTTCGAGGTAAGACCAGCTCTTTGCTTTCTTCTCTTTTGGCAAGGAAGAAGTGTGGCTGTTAGAGCTGATGTAATTTTGTAAACCTGCTCTTTGAAACTGGGAACATCTATCActtagggaaaacagaaaacgcCTACTGGGAAGGTTCCTGGATCTTAGCTAGATTGTAGTAAAACTCTGAGTTGTCCTGGAGAGGGACAACATTATCTTTCACTGTGGAGTGGTCATGTGTGAAAGGCATAACTCAAGGAGGATTTACCTCTCTTTATGAGCCCAACAACCTTTTGGAGAATTCTTCTTGGAGTCTCTGGTCAGACGGTGCATAACCACAGAGTTATTGTATCTTAGCATTTTTGTGTAGTCCGAGTGGTGTTAATCTTGTTACCAAATGTGACCATGTGACCAAAAGAATGATCAGAAGTGCAACTAAAGTCAGGAAGCTGTGTTCAGAAGGCTAgtgatttgttttgttcttgtgttaTCCGATTTGTGTCCAAATATTTCCAACATTCAACCATGCATGCTCAGTAACAGCTTAACATGGTGGTGAGCTGGATAAAGAAATAGGTGAAGATGTTGCATACCATCTGCTGGTCAATAAACTGCAAGCTGTTGTCCTGGAAAACATAGGTTAAGACTCAGATCAGATTTAGATGTACGAGTTAGTGCTAACGAAGATAAGGATAAAAGATTTGGGATTGTATGAAGAAGTCGAAAAACTCATAATGCAATTCTCATAGAACCACGACCGAATGtacaaaaaaatccagattCTGAACGTGCCAGAGCAGGCAGAGGTTGATGATGCTGACTGGGCCATTTTCCAGGTCTCTGTTGCAGTAGAAGAGGTACACAGCAAATGTCATACAGTGTTAGCCCTGGAGTCCCCAAGAAAAAATGCTTTACTTACATTTGTGTTGCCATCACGAAACCTGCAGGTCAAGCAAAGCAGACAGAAGCCCAACAGAAAGACTCCagaacactttttatttattgcccCATTGTAATACATATTTAAAACAGGGctgaaaaattgttaaaaataaaatctggacCTGCTTGAATTctgcaatgtttttaaaattcacaGTACAGTATcatgggatgtttttttttatatctatttTATTCTACACATTTGGACACATATTAATTATGTATCATGGCTTTTTAATTACTGATGCACTTTTtatccaaaaacaaattaattgaTTACAATTTCCTATTTTGAATGACCAATTTATGCACCTTTATGCATTATAGTAGTAGGTTCaagggctgtcatctggacttggtttttaaagttgaagacatttcacctcttatccaaaaagctttgtcaattctgaattagctagTAAAAGAGGTGGTTTATATGTGCTCGTGGGGGAGGAGTCAGGCCTGAAACtagatggtattgtcaacttagactacatggtttcgggtcggtAAGGGTCCATTGTCCtgagctgggggttggggagacAATGGCTaccctccccaaactggtcatctctttcagctgttaacgacccaGGTGAAAATGGTTcagtttgtttgggttttagaACACTgttgtagatggatggaagaataaacctaagaacaccattcttattaagagaaggtttatggcttctttcactcctcgctcaaaccatcctttctctctggctaaaattcggacttcactatcctcaaacaacctcagctgaggacaaaggacaaAGTGTGTTCCAACTTTTTAGACGTTTCAGGCTCATGAGGAAAGAATGGAGGTGTTTTGGAGGAATGAACATGTGTGTCCTCTTCTCATTCAGTCCCAGTCAGTAAGCCTAACCTGCTGCTAAGTGATGCATCACCGGTGGAGGGATCCACAATGTGGATGCGCTGCATTCTGGAAAATGGGACAGAGCCAATCAAGTACATGTGGCAACATGAAACCCGCAATGGCAACATCACAGTGATTGCCcagggcagcagcagcatcgtCAACATGACTGACGTCAGCAGGAACCACACGGGCTGGTACCGTTGTATAGCCACGAATGCTGTTAATACAGACAGCTCCAACCGCTTATGGCTGGACACCATCTGTGAGTAGTCActagttatttttattattttgagagTTCTTTAAAGGTCATAATGTGACCTCCACTGACCCAGAGTGAGCGTGTTCTTCCTGTCTCCACAGTTGGCCCCGACCTTCCTGAGATAAATGTGACTCCGTTCAGCATCACAGAACGAGGATACTCAGCTCTGGAAAGAGAGACTGTTTCTTTGCTGTGTCAAGCCCAGTCCAATCCAGCCAGTCAGTACGTTTGGTTCTACAACAACTCCCAGGTCTACACTGGTCCACAGTTCACCATCACCAAGATCCTCCGCATGCACACTGGCGATTATGCTTGTTTAGCCCAGAACACCTACCTGAACACCCGTTCAAAAAAAACCATCAGCCTAACCGTGTACTGTGAGTATACGCTTGACTGACTCCCTAGCATCGCCTCTCTTTGAACCTGTCCTCATCTTCTTTCCGTCTCACTTCTGCAATCtgcaaaatgattgaaaaagtGAGATAAGATCTTCTTTCACTTGACCTTCTCATGAATGCACCATTTATCTCCTCTGGCTTATCTTACTCCATGCATCACATCAGTTGTAAACTTTAAACACTCCAACATGGCAACACGCATACACAGAACTGAAAATGGAAATGCTGCAGCCCAGTTCTTCTGTTCGGACCACAGCGAAATATGATGGGACCCCCATGCAGGTACCTAACCGTAATAATGCAGTCTTTTCAAGTGCTTATTGGTCTTTGCATGCCCCTCAGTTTTGATGTTTCTTCAAAGATAAAGTTCATTTAAGTACTTTCTCAACTCTGATGTATGTTTTCTGGAATTTTCCAAACAAAATGTTGCCAGatagatatttttttccaataagaTTTCTCATCACTCCTACTTTCCATGCCACTGCGctgttattttgtcatttttgcagaCCCTCCTGATGGATCCCCCATTTGCTCCGTGGAACCAGCTTTAAATTACACCTCACTAAAACTGATCTGTTCCTGGCCTGGTGGATTTCCCTTGCCTGCTCTCCAGTGGAAAGGAGATCTTGTAGATCAGCTAAATTCACAGGACAGCTCTACCATTCTGCTGCCCCCTGGAGGCCTGATTCCCAACAACAGCTTGTTTAGCTGTGTGGGCTCACATCCTGCCCTGAAACAGCAGACAGAGTGCAGCACACGCACTCGTGAGTTTTAAAACCTTACAGTCGAAAATATTAAAGAGTGATGGAAAGAACAGAAATAATCAACCATTTACTGCTCCTCCTCCAGTTCTTCCTCCTGCAGAGCCGCTGTGTTTTGCCTACGTGACCAACAGTCAACAGCATCTGATGTTATCCTGCTCGTGGGATGGAGGGGCACCAAAGGCTTTTGTGTGGTGGGAGGGCCCTGGGGGCCAAAGCAAAGGTGGTCAAGAAAACTCCAACATCCTGGTCCTTCGTTACGGTACTGCTCGCAGTGGGGAACCCTACATCTGCTATGCTCAGCACCCACTTCTAATCCAACCCAAGACCTGCAGACTGACTCTGGGTCAGCACTCATTCTCACAACACAAAAGCACACGTGTGATTGGTCAATCAAACTAATGAATGTCTTTTTATGAGTAGAGGCCCCCGTGTTGTTGACCCAACGCAGAGTCATCTCTGTCTACGAAGGAACTGATGTGCAGCTAACCTGTAATCTGAGAGCTAACTATCTTCCTGTCAACGAAATCACCTGGTTCAACAATCGAGGTGCTGATATCCGTGACACGTCAAAGTACATGCTGCTGCGAACATCTGCATGGGCCAATCTGACCGTGAGAGACACAGACGAAACTCAAGACAGTGGAGAGTACAGGTGCTCCACTTCAAATGCTGTTGGAGGAGCAGAAATCAACGTCACTCTGGTGGTTAAAAGTAAGacggttttttttatataccccTTTATCTAAACATATCATTCAACAAACTGatctttatttttgctgtttgtccAATTTCACTAAAAGATTAAAGTTTATTACAAGACAGATACTGGACAAGGACTCAGTGGACCACTGCAATATAAAGGCTGAGCTTGCAGGATCTCAGGCCTCACTTGCTCTCAATTCAAGTTTATCAGTCTTGCACTGATGTTTTCTTTATAGATGAACTAGCAATTTAGGATTTCTTTAAAGTGTGAAGTAcaacataaatataatttattcaaCATTACCTTCCTACCCTGTTTTGGTGTGCAAAGTTTGGTGGACAGACTTTTATCATtaaattataaatgtttttaatgcaaTGCTGAGATCATAGAAAATGATCTTTGATTTTCAGGCTTGTTGATTGCAGCACATAAAGGTTTTGTCCAGTactccagttttctttttttctgtcttgtagAAGAACAGGGGTAGGCATACAGTATATACACATGCTTCTTTCCACTCTCTTTCAAATAATTAATCAAACTCTATTTGGCgataataatatttaatgtaTTCATTGTGTCGCGTGTATGTATGTTGTATGTATAACTGCAAATCTGTCTGTTTATGATAAGGAGCAATtataatgtaaagaaaataactaagtatttttattgtcttttcttttgtttttacgcGTTGAGCGCGCTCTTGAAAGaacagtgtgtgaatgtaactTTAATTGTAATGTGATGAGTATTTTTTCAAAGTGTAAGCTACtagtctaaaagaaaaacaaattataatCAAGTCTTAGCATTTCATAACCAAATTTTAAAAGTGCTGTTTCTCAACTGACCACTGGAGGCAGATCCGAATTCTatgacacaaacaaaaagtaaaattttgcCACAAAACTCATAAATAGCTAGTTGCTTACCAAAcagttttcttaattttatttggtgttttgttttagGAGCTGGGTGGACCCATTGATCGAACAAAACTCCCACTTTAGTTTGTCTCGCCATATCAgccatatttaaaaatatgccAAACTCCTGTTCACATGCATGATGATTTCATTTAAACCATCAGAATCCTATGAGTGATGTCAGAGCTGCCACAAATCTAGTGTATATGTGTCTACAGTTACAAAACAGAAATCCTAGATGCAAATGTTGGACCTTTTAGGAGTCTCCTTGTTTAGGATAGTGTTAGCACCTGTTAGCGTGGATCATAACCCTTTGCACCACCACTGCATGCGGCCATCATGATGCAGTAGTCGAATTACTAAGTGAAGTATGATtctttagaccaggggtcaccaaccctgttccTCGTGGGGTACTGTCCTGCTTGTTCTGCAGCTAACCTGCTTCAGTAGAGGCACTGTTTCTGACTGACTGAAcaaacctgatccaggtgagcagcaattactgaagcagggttagcttggttggtgacccctggtctatACTGCTTAGGATAAATTATCCAaggtaaatgtgtgtgttttttttgttctaaattacACGTATTTGTTTTCATCAGAACACCCCATGCCACCCAATGCAACCCTGATCAAAGTGACATACAACAGCCGACAGAGAAACCAGGTGGAGCTGGAGTGGCAGGTGGAGAGTGAGACAAACGGAGGGTGGACAGGCTTTTCTCTCGAGCACCGCTTGGTGTCCGAGCGACCAGGAAAGGGGAGAAATAGCAATGGCTCCCTAAAGCAGGCGAAGGAGAAAGCTGCTGCCACAGACTGGTATCAAAACATCATCCAAGATCCAGATGTGAGGAGTCACACAGTACAAGGGCTGACACCGACGTTTACATACCAGTTTCGCATCATGTCTATTAACTACCGTACCGTCGGATACCCGTCTTCTGCAAAGACTCCAGGTACAGGATATAATATGGGTCGAATGTCCACAATTTATCATTTTaagcaaaattttaaaaatacaaaaaacgaGGTAGTGCAGACAGTGTTATAAAAATCTGAAGCAGGTGATTATTCAAACGTATTTTATATTTCTGCTGATTGCTTCAATGATAACggtctgttttctctttttgaccCTCCTAGGTGAACAGTTATGTCACTCGCTCACACACGTCCCCTCACAGTAACACAGCATCCACTGGTTCCTCTTGACAccttctgctttcttttttctgactGAACGTTTTCAATCTCCACTCACTGTGAATGAAATATCTGAAACAGCAATGAATCTGCATTGAGGGTAGGAAGTCCTGCAGAGAAGAGGGGAGTACTGCAAACCTTTAGGCACCACAGAGCAATATCTGAATACCTGATCTGTGATGGAGTACTCAGTGCTATCCAGTTGTCATGGAAACAACATCACCAATGGGCAACAGGAAATTGATCAAATCTTTTTAATGCTTGGAAACAATTGATCTCTTTTTAACCTACAGGCATACACAATCTAAGAGgataaaaactgcagaaaaaaacttgtGCAGTGACATTTGGAAAATCAAAAGATATGCAGCCCCTGACGAGTTTAGGGAAAGTCTGACCTGCATCATCAGTTCAAAATGGTCTAATGGCTTTCAGGCAAAAGAATTACAGTATTGCACAGATTCCCCTGTTTGACCAAGAGCTGCAACTCTTCATTAGTTTACAGTTGCAGGAAACGCTTTTCTAATATATGGGGGTTTATTTGCACTTCAGCAAGCAATTCTATTAGTGTCAACTATTTTGCAATGTGTAATTGTGATGTGTTGCAGCGGAACCACGCAGCAACATGTACCCTGCTGTGATTGGAGCAGCTATAGGCGGGATGCTCTTCGCAGCCATTCTGACGGCTCTGCTGCTCGTGTACATAATCCGCAACCGCAACAACAATCCCCGTGAGTCACAGCAACTGCTCACTATAAGAAATCCACTGAAATGCTGTGCTGTGGTATAATACTGTCTCTGTTTCCACAGGACTTCATGACATGCTGTTTGGCTCGTAAGTAACACTTTCAAAGTTGATGATGGGTAGTTTCCCACATTTACATTGATCTGCTTTGTGTTTCCAGA
The DNA window shown above is from Oryzias latipes chromosome 14, ASM223467v1 and carries:
- the LOC105355624 gene encoding V-set and immunoglobulin domain-containing protein 10-like 2 — protein: MTPLSPLPLTHSSAGMSVYPVPTSALEVNPNWEVVYQDISVYGVVGKAVILECGPTVPDMYIWSFTQPGTEAIKAVVYNLGKGPRIQKLAETLGQITIISNSAAVSIEKLPLAAHGLFTCQAFYDIEREPKVYYYYVHLTVRVPVSKPNLLLSDASPVEGSTMWMRCILENGTEPIKYMWQHETRNGNITVIAQGSSSIVNMTDVSRNHTGWYRCIATNAVNTDSSNRLWLDTIFGPDLPEINVTPFSITERGYSALERETVSLLCQAQSNPASQYVWFYNNSQVYTGPQFTITKILRMHTGDYACLAQNTYLNTRSKKTISLTVYCEYTLD
- the LOC105355623 gene encoding V-set and immunoglobulin domain-containing protein 10-like 2, with amino-acid sequence MPLRCYFVIFADPPDGSPICSVEPALNYTSLKLICSWPGGFPLPALQWKGDLVDQLNSQDSSTILLPPGGLIPNNSLFSCVGSHPALKQQTECSTRTLLPPAEPLCFAYVTNSQQHLMLSCSWDGGAPKAFVWWEGPGGQSKGGQENSNILVLRYGTARSGEPYICYAQHPLLIQPKTCRLTLEAPVLLTQRRVISVYEGTDVQLTCNLRANYLPVNEITWFNNRGADIRDTSKYMLLRTSAWANLTVRDTDETQDSGEYRCSTSNAVGGAEINVTLVVKKHPMPPNATLIKVTYNSRQRNQVELEWQVESETNGGWTGFSLEHRLVSERPGKGRNSNGSLKQAKEKAAATDWYQNIIQDPDVRSHTVQGLTPTFTYQFRIMSINYRTVGYPSSAKTPAEPRSNMYPAVIGAAIGGMLFAAILTALLLVYIIRNRNNNPRLHDMLFGSQHSQSRENINFPEDEVVSGLEGGREDRGGSSSEGPVIAIPRAASPLTIPPPSATPSPTPTIQAPPTDDNEPVSVTITVKATGS